Proteins from a genomic interval of Longimicrobiaceae bacterium:
- a CDS encoding M1 family metallopeptidase — protein MTSRRTFAALAAALALAAPVHAQMMGAPADTSAFRPLELPAPNDYRTAAGEPGPRYWQQRADYTIAATLDTTAKTVTGTETIRYHNSSPSTLRFVWLQVDQNIYRPGSAGSYLNSGDARWGARDFPGGLNLSYARAGGATVTPFVNGTMMRVDLPQPLAPGGTVALDFGWSFMVPEHGSDRMGRQGSLYQIAQWFPRMAVFDDVHGWNTDPYLGQGEFYREYGDYDVAVTVPAGYIVAATGLLQNPAEVLTAAQRERLARAAHSAQQVAIVTADEVGGASTRPRTNGTMTWRFHATNVHDFAWAGSPRFRWDSENVDGVQCHSYYQPEAVQWVTAADMTCFSIRDFSTRWFKYPWPQATSVAGPVGGMEYPMFVMVHAGGTEGSVFGTIAHEHGHEWFPMIVSSNERRYAWMDEGFNTFIDQFVNAARYGDADKNNAGPGFLRGRYEALVAQGGDVPLMTPADRVPPAALGVTAYRKPAMVLNLLRDNVVGPEAFDAGFREYVRRWAFKHPTPADFFRTMENVTGRDLSWFWREWMYSTDVLDQAVANVTQTRTDAGAYNVSVDLVSNTRVVMPTRLLLTLANGQTRTADLPVEIWFGGPRYTYRVQTPAQVTGVMIDPQNTLPDQNRGNNAWGTARP, from the coding sequence GCGGACTACACCATCGCCGCCACGCTCGACACCACGGCCAAGACGGTGACGGGCACCGAGACCATCCGCTACCACAACAGCTCGCCGTCCACGCTGCGCTTCGTGTGGCTGCAGGTGGACCAGAACATCTACCGCCCCGGCAGCGCGGGCTCGTACCTCAACTCCGGCGACGCGCGCTGGGGCGCCCGTGATTTTCCGGGCGGGCTGAACCTGAGCTACGCCCGCGCGGGCGGCGCCACCGTCACCCCGTTCGTGAACGGGACGATGATGCGCGTGGACCTGCCGCAGCCGCTGGCGCCCGGCGGCACCGTGGCGCTGGACTTCGGGTGGTCGTTCATGGTGCCCGAGCACGGCTCCGACCGCATGGGCCGCCAGGGCAGCCTGTACCAGATCGCGCAGTGGTTCCCGCGCATGGCCGTGTTCGACGACGTGCACGGCTGGAACACCGATCCGTACCTGGGCCAGGGCGAGTTCTACCGCGAGTACGGCGACTACGACGTGGCCGTGACCGTGCCCGCCGGCTACATCGTCGCCGCCACGGGCCTGCTCCAGAACCCCGCCGAGGTGCTGACCGCCGCGCAGCGCGAGCGCCTGGCCCGCGCGGCGCACAGTGCGCAGCAGGTCGCCATCGTCACGGCCGACGAGGTGGGCGGCGCGTCCACCCGTCCGCGCACGAACGGGACGATGACGTGGCGCTTCCACGCCACCAACGTGCACGACTTCGCGTGGGCGGGCTCGCCGCGCTTCCGGTGGGATTCGGAGAACGTGGACGGCGTGCAGTGCCACTCGTACTACCAGCCCGAGGCGGTGCAGTGGGTCACCGCGGCGGACATGACGTGCTTCTCCATCCGCGACTTCTCCACGCGCTGGTTCAAGTATCCTTGGCCGCAGGCCACCAGCGTGGCGGGCCCCGTGGGCGGCATGGAGTACCCGATGTTCGTGATGGTGCACGCGGGCGGCACCGAGGGCAGCGTGTTCGGCACCATTGCCCACGAGCACGGGCACGAGTGGTTCCCCATGATCGTGTCGTCCAACGAGCGGCGGTACGCGTGGATGGACGAGGGCTTCAACACCTTCATCGACCAGTTCGTCAACGCCGCCCGCTATGGCGACGCGGACAAGAACAACGCCGGCCCCGGCTTCCTGCGCGGGCGCTACGAGGCGCTGGTGGCGCAGGGCGGCGACGTGCCGCTGATGACCCCGGCCGACCGCGTGCCTCCCGCGGCGCTGGGCGTGACCGCGTACCGCAAGCCGGCCATGGTGCTCAACCTGCTGCGCGACAACGTGGTGGGCCCCGAGGCGTTCGACGCCGGCTTCCGCGAGTACGTGCGCCGCTGGGCGTTCAAGCACCCCACGCCGGCAGACTTCTTCCGGACCATGGAGAACGTGACCGGCCGCGACCTGAGCTGGTTCTGGCGGGAGTGGATGTACAGCACCGACGTGCTGGACCAGGCCGTCGCCAACGTGACGCAGACCAGGACCGACGCGGGCGCCTACAACGTGTCGGTGGACCTGGTGAGCAACACGCGCGTGGTGATGCCCACGCGGCTTCTCCTCACGCTGGCGAACGGGCAGACGCGCACGGCGGACCTGCCGGTGGAGATATGGTTCGGCGGGCCGCGCTACACGTACCGCGTGCAGACGCCCGCGCAGGTCACGGGCGTGATGATCGACCCGCAGAACACCCTGCCGGACCAGAACCGCGGCAACAACGCCTGGGGCACCGCCCGCCCCTGA
- a CDS encoding tetratricopeptide repeat protein — translation MDEQRGALEQAVRDAEAEHGPNSRQTLDAVRALNAHLHVGGDWEGVLACAQREHDICAATLGPEHRHTLLQINNVGSLLKHVGRRDEALATFRRAAELGLRIFGPEHAFVATILNNLGTTLQEMGDLPGARDQYARALEVDTAAYGTTHPSLGRDLYRLGSVLAELGERDDAAGYLRRALAVFTETGGADHPHTRMAADALARLGEPTQTIQGAMDA, via the coding sequence ATGGACGAGCAACGGGGCGCGCTGGAGCAGGCGGTGCGCGACGCGGAGGCGGAGCACGGGCCCAACTCGCGGCAGACCCTGGACGCGGTCCGCGCGCTCAACGCGCACCTGCACGTGGGCGGCGATTGGGAGGGCGTGCTGGCGTGCGCGCAGCGGGAGCACGACATCTGCGCGGCGACGCTGGGGCCGGAGCACCGGCACACGCTGCTGCAGATCAACAACGTGGGCTCGCTGCTCAAGCACGTGGGCCGGCGCGACGAGGCGCTGGCGACCTTCCGGCGCGCGGCGGAGCTGGGGCTGCGCATCTTCGGGCCGGAGCACGCGTTCGTGGCGACCATCCTGAACAACCTGGGCACCACGCTCCAGGAGATGGGCGACCTGCCCGGCGCGCGCGACCAGTACGCCCGCGCCCTGGAGGTGGACACCGCCGCGTACGGCACCACACACCCCAGCCTGGGCCGCGACCTCTACCGGCTGGGAAGCGTCCTCGCGGAGCTTGGTGAACGCGACGATGCCGCCGGCTACCTGCGCCGCGCCCTCGCAGTCTTCACCGAAACCGGCGGCGCCGACCACCCGCACACCCGCATGGCCGCCGACGCCCTCGCCCGCCTCGGCGAGCCGACGCAAACGATACAGGGAGCGATGGACGCGTAG
- the murB gene encoding UDP-N-acetylmuramate dehydrogenase has translation MPKTMETPLRELAARLDPRRMEHGVPLAPYTTFKIGGPADVLYRARTPDELAQAILAARELEVPFFLLGMGANILVSDKGVRGLVIKNEVEGIEFLDGSRVRAGSGARIYHELIQATVARGLGGLHHFVGIPSTVGGAIWQNLHFLSPPPERERTVFIEEVVESATILTAEGEVRTVDRDYFDFGYDYSTLHDRPDVVLDVTFRLVPQPREELREVIRENLQWRDDRHPDLWLYPSAGSIFQKLEGVGAGRLVDQCGLKGHVLGNAQFFHKHANIIVNLGGATSADVRALIELAQTTVKRELGYDLKTEIGMVGKF, from the coding sequence ATGCCCAAGACGATGGAAACCCCCCTGCGCGAGCTGGCCGCGCGCCTGGACCCGCGGCGCATGGAGCACGGCGTGCCGCTGGCCCCTTACACCACCTTCAAGATCGGCGGCCCGGCCGACGTGCTGTACCGCGCCCGCACGCCCGACGAGCTGGCGCAGGCGATTCTGGCCGCGCGCGAGCTGGAGGTGCCGTTCTTCCTGCTTGGGATGGGCGCCAACATCCTGGTGAGCGACAAGGGCGTGCGGGGCCTGGTGATCAAGAACGAGGTGGAGGGCATCGAGTTCCTGGACGGTTCGCGCGTGCGGGCCGGCAGCGGCGCCCGCATCTACCACGAGCTCATCCAGGCCACCGTGGCGCGCGGGCTGGGCGGGCTGCACCACTTCGTGGGGATCCCCAGCACGGTGGGCGGCGCCATCTGGCAGAACCTGCACTTCCTGTCGCCGCCGCCGGAGCGCGAGCGAACCGTCTTCATCGAGGAGGTCGTGGAGTCTGCCACCATCCTCACCGCCGAGGGCGAGGTGCGGACGGTGGACCGCGACTACTTCGACTTCGGGTACGACTACAGCACGCTGCACGACCGGCCGGACGTGGTGCTGGACGTCACCTTCCGCCTCGTCCCCCAGCCGCGCGAGGAGCTGCGCGAGGTGATCCGCGAGAACCTGCAGTGGCGCGACGACCGGCACCCGGACCTGTGGCTGTACCCCAGCGCCGGCTCCATCTTCCAGAAGCTCGAGGGCGTGGGCGCCGGCCGCCTGGTGGACCAGTGCGGGCTGAAGGGGCACGTGCTGGGCAACGCGCAGTTCTTTCACAAGCACGCGAACATCATCGTCAACCTCGGCGGCGCCACCTCGGCCGACGTGCGCGCGCTGATCGAGCTGGCGCAGACCACCGTGAAGCGCGAGCTGGGCTACGACCTGAAGACCGAGATCGGCATGGTCGGGAAATTCTGA
- a CDS encoding cold-shock protein, with amino-acid sequence MRTTGTVKWFNDAKGFGFITPEDGQKDCFVHYSGIAGSGFKSLAEGDRVEFDLVQGEKGPAAENVSRVA; translated from the coding sequence ATGCGTACGACCGGCACCGTGAAGTGGTTCAACGACGCCAAGGGCTTCGGCTTCATCACGCCCGAGGACGGCCAGAAGGACTGCTTCGTCCACTACTCCGGCATCGCCGGCAGCGGCTTCAAGTCGCTCGCCGAGGGTGACCGCGTGGAGTTCGACCTCGTCCAGGGCGAGAAGGGCCCCGCCGCCGAGAACGTCTCGCGCGTCGCCTGA
- a CDS encoding ImmA/IrrE family metallo-endopeptidase — MGPDDDSTVMGEAMRLVEEARRVDAGYAGSTSPLRTDQLAGLMRNSGCHVEVFPFRSSLGAMALPRYAGLYPVFVNSAADRTERVFALRHELAHVLAGDVDEPLYLADDGYTSLQERVADLFALADLVPGWWMRWISEDANRFESEVARAVTDFAEGWPSERIADRARLRIALFRACGT, encoded by the coding sequence ATGGGACCGGACGATGACAGCACGGTGATGGGGGAAGCGATGCGGCTGGTGGAGGAGGCGAGGCGTGTGGACGCCGGGTACGCCGGTTCCACATCGCCGCTGCGCACCGACCAGCTCGCCGGGCTGATGCGAAACAGCGGGTGCCACGTGGAGGTCTTCCCCTTCCGGTCCAGCCTGGGCGCCATGGCGCTTCCGCGGTATGCGGGGCTCTACCCGGTGTTCGTGAACAGCGCCGCGGACCGTACGGAGCGTGTGTTCGCCCTGCGCCACGAGTTGGCCCACGTGCTGGCCGGCGACGTGGACGAGCCGCTGTACCTGGCCGACGACGGCTACACGTCGCTCCAGGAGCGCGTGGCCGACCTGTTCGCGCTCGCGGACCTGGTCCCCGGCTGGTGGATGCGCTGGATATCGGAAGATGCGAACAGGTTCGAGAGCGAGGTCGCCCGCGCGGTCACGGACTTCGCGGAGGGCTGGCCTTCCGAGCGCATCGCGGACCGCGCGCGCCTGCGCATCGCCCTGTTCCGCGCCTGCGGGACGTGA